The segment GTGGACAGGTGATTGCGATGGATGTAAATGATACACGTTTGAATTTCTGTCAGGATAAACTGAAAGTGCAGCATACCATCAATCCGTTGAATGAAGATGTGATGCAGCGTTTAAAAGAAATTACCAATGGCGATATGCCAACGGTAGTGATTGATGCAACAGGCAATCAAAAGGCGATCAACAGTGCATTTCTCTACATGGCGCATGGCGCAAGATATGTGCTCGTTGGTTTGCAGAAAGGTGAGTTGATCGTCAGTCATCCTGAATTTCACAAGCGGGAAGCGACATTGATGAGCAGCCGTAATGCCACGCAGGAAGATTTTGATCATGTGATGATGTGCATGCGCAACAAGCTGGTTGATCCGGCCACTTATATTACACATCGTGTACAGTTTGATGAAGTGAAAGACAAGTTCAAAAGCTGGCTCGATCCGAAGAATGGTGTGATCAAAGCGATGGTGGAACTGTAATTTTGCCGCAATTATTCAAAGAACAACAACAATTATGCAATACAGAACATTAGGCAAAACAGGATTCAATATTTCAGCGATCAGTCTTGGTACATGGCAGGTAGGTGGTAAATGGGGCAGCGCATTTGATGAGATAAATGCAGATGCTATTTTAAATACAGCCGTAGATAACGGTGTCAACTTTATTGATACAGCCGATGTGTACAGTGATGGCGAAAGCGAAAAAGCTATTGGACGTTTTCTCAAAACAAGAAAAGAAAAATTATTCGTCGCTACAAAATGCGGACGACAAATTCAGCCGCATGTGAACAAAGGCTACACGCCTGCTGTGTTGAGAAAATATGTGGAGGATAGTTTGAAACGTTTGCAGGTTGAAACCATTGATTTGATTCAGCTGCATTGTCCGCCAACAGCGGTATATTATCGTCCGGAAATTTTCGGGTTGTTTGATGACTTGAAAAAGGAAGGAAAGATTCAGCATCTTGGAGTAAGCGTAGAGAAAGTGGAAGAAGCATTAAAGGCGATTGAGTTTGATAATGTAACAACTGTGCAAATCATCTTCAATATGTTCCGTCAGCGCCCAGCTGAATTATTTTTTGAACAGGCGAAGAAGAAAAATATTGGTGTCATCGTACGTGTGCCGTTGGCAAGTGGCTTGTTAACCGGTCATTACACAGAGCAAACTGTTTTTGAAAGTGGCGATCATCGTCAATTCAATCGAAATGGTGAATCATTTGACAAAGGCGAAACATTTTCCGGTATTGATTATGCAACGGGTTTGCAGGCGGTAGAAGAATTGAAACAAATCGTTCCTGTTGGTAAAAATTTAGCAGCACTGGCGTTGAAATGGATACTCGATTTTGATGCGGTCAGCACAGTTATTCCCGGCGCTTCAAAACCGGAGCAGGTAACACGTAACCTGGAAGCATTGAATGAAGGATCACTGAGCAAAGAACAAATCCAACAAGTGCAAGCGGTGTATGAAAAGTATATCAAAGCATCGGTGCATCATTTGTGGTAAATTTTTTAACCACGAAGACGCAAAGGCAGAAAGATGCACAAAGAAACTTACCGCCTTCCCGTCTTCCCGGCAGAAAACAAAATGAAGTTGATTAAAAATATATTACTCGTTGTTGCTTTGTTGCTGAGTTTAATTTCATCAGCACAGGTTCGTTCAATTGTTGATTTCAACAACGGCTGGAAATTCTTTTTAGGTAACGATAGTCTTGCAAGCAATGCAAACTATAACGATTCCAAATGGAGAAGCTTAAACTTACCACATGACTGGAGTATTGAAAGCAATTTTTCTTCTTCCTTTCCTGCAACCAATCAAGGTGGAGCATTGCCTGGTGGTACTGGCTGGTATCGTAAAACATTTACTGTTCCTCTCTCATTCAAAAACAGAATTACAAGAATTGAGTTTGATGGTGTTTATAAAAACAGTGAAGTATGGATCAACGGTCATTATCTAGGCAAGCGGCCTTACGGTTATATTAATTTCTCATACGACCTCACGCCGCATTTAAACTACGGCAAGCCGAATGTGATTGCAGTGAAAGTGGATAACAGTCTCCAACCCGATTCTAGATGGTACAGTGGCAGCGGTATTTACCGGGATTTGAAATTGGTGTCAACAAATAATATAGCTCTTGCAGAAGCTGGCGTCTTCATCACAACACCCGTCATCAATAAAAACAAAGCAACTGTTTCTGTTAAATACAACGTATCAAATACAGGTAATCAAAAAGAAATCGTAAAGCTCTACACCGATGTGTATGATGCAACAGGAAAGAAGGTTGCTACATCAAAACATATTGTGCTTCGTTCAATACCAGTTGGTGGATATTCCTATGCTGATGAATTGCAAATCAACACACCGCTACTTTGGTCAACAGCAAAACCATATTTGTACAAAGCCGTTACAAGAATTGAACGTAATGGTCAATTGATTGACGAGGTAAAAACAACCTTCGGTATCCGTTCATTCCACTTCGATGCAGCCAATGGTTTCTTCCTCAACAATCAACCCTTGAAAATCCAAGGTGTTTGTATGCATCACGATCTCGGTGCATTAGGTGCGGCTTATAATCATGCAGCAGCAAAACGCCAATTGAAAATATTGAAAGAGATGGGCGTGAATGCTATCCGTTTCTCACATAATCCACCCGCAGCAGCGCTTCTTGATCTCTGCGATGAAATGGGTTTTCTGGTACAGGTAGAAGCATTCGACATGTGGAAGAAAAAGAAAAACAAATTTGATTACAATCTTTACTTCGATGAATGGCACGAACGTGATGTACAGGCAATGGTGCTGCGAGATCGTAATCATCCTTCTGTTTTTATGTGGAGCATTGGTAACGAAATACGGGAACAGTTTGACAGCACCGGTACAACCATTGCCAAACGTTTGGTTGATCTTATCAAAGCAATCGACACAACTCGACCTGTTACCTGTGCACTCACAGAAAATTTTCCGGAGAAAAATTTCATCTGGAAATCGGGCGCATTAGATGTGCTGGGCTTTAACTATAAGTTGTACGATTATGCAGAGTTGCCGAATCGTTTTCCCGGTCAATCATTTGTAGCAACAGAAACAGCATCTGCATTATCATCAAGAGGCTCATATGATATGCCGAGCGACAGTAATCGTCTCTGGCCACCCGATGGTAAAACGCCAACTGTAAAAGGTAATGCAGACATGAGCGTATCCGCTTATGATCATGTGTATGCTTATTGGGGATCTTCCCACGAAGCTGCATTGCTTGCAGTGAACAAATACAAGTTCATGTCGGGCATGTTTGTGTGGAGCGGGTTCGATTTTATTGGTGAACCGGTTCCTTATGCATGGCCTGCACGCAGTTCTTATTATGGAATTGTTGATCTGGCAGGTTTTCCGAAAGATGTTTACTATCTCTATCAAAGTGAATGGACAACAAAACCGGTGCTTTATCTTTTTCCGCATTGGAATCACAATAATGGCGATACGGTTGATGTGTGGTCATATTACAACAATGCCGATGAAGTGGAATTATTCCTCAACGGTAAATCGTTAGGCAGCAAATCGAAACCAAACGATGTCTTACATGTTAAGTGGCGTGTACCTTACCAACCGGGCGTAATAAAAGCGATATCAAAAAAGAACGGGAAAGCGATACTTACTAAAGAGATCAGAACATCAGGCACACCTGCAAAAATTCAACTCGTTGCAGACAGAACGAAAATCAAAGCCAATGGAACTGATCTGTCATTCATTACTGTAAAACTGTTAGATAAAGACGGAAATCCTGTTCCAGATGCCGACCAACTTATTGAATTCTCTGTCACGGGCCCTGGCTTTTTAGCCGGTACAGATAACGGCTTTCCGGCCGACAGCACCTCTCTCAAAAACCACAAAAGAAAAACCTGGAAAGGAATGGCATTGGCGATTATACAATCGCAGCAAAAAAAGGGAAATATTACAGTTACTGCAAAATCAGCCGGATTAGGAATGTCTGTTATTTCATTGAAAAGCGAGTAATAACAGGAGCATATGGGTTACGGGAACGATTGCGTAGTTTTTGGGTGAATAGTAAAATGTTCCATCTTAATAGCAAAACCTTACATTTTTAAGGCTGACAGCAAATGTACCTTTAGTTCGTGAATGACATGATTGGATCTGGTCCGAAAAACATTCACCTAAAACGATTAAATGCTGTAGAATGAAAAGATATTTGCTTGCATATAATTCTTGTGTTTCAAACAAACTGATCAGTAGCGTTTCTTCATCGCTCCGGTTGTTTTCTGCATGCAAAGCCCTTCATTTATTTATTGCTTTTTTATCCGTGGCAGTTGTTCATGCGCAGGCAAACAAAACTGCTGACTCTGCCTATTTAAAAGTGATCACAGAACGTTCAGCAAAGATCGTCAATACACTTTCAATCAAAGATTCTGCACAATACAAACGTGTAGTAAGTCTACTTGCACAACAGTATAACAGTATTAATAATATACACGAAGAAACTAAACTCGCTTTAGCAGCAATCAAACAGCAATCGATCACCGCTCAGGAATCTGCTCTTCAGGTACAAAAGCAAGAAGAAAAAAAAGTGGCGCAGCTTCAGCAACTGCACAACTCTTTTCTTGCCGGGTTACAAAAGGTTATTTCTGAAGAGCAGATTGAGCTGGTGAAAAATGGAATGACTTACAATGTGCTGAATGTGACGTATACTGCGTATCTCGACATGATCCCCACCCTAAAAGAAGACCAGAAAAAGAAAATCTATGAATGGCTGATAGAAGCAAGAGAGCTTGCAATGGACGGCGAATCATCAGATAAAAAGCACGCCATCTTCGGAAAGTATAAAGGCCGCATCAACAACTATCTGTCTGCTGCCGGTTACGATCTTACCAAAGAAAGAGAAGAGTGGCAAAAACGATTGAAAGCAAAAAAAGAGTCTTCTAAATAAACAACTACTGATCATTATCATTCAACCCCAAAAGCAAAATGCCATATAACATGAAGTATTTGCGACAACCAAAACTGCTGTTACTCACTGTCTTCTCATTTTTGACAGTTACCCTGTTTGCACAGGAAGTTACGATTACAGGTACAGTAACAAATAAAGAAAACGGCCAACCACTCGAAGGTGTATCTGTTCGTGTTAAAAACTCAACTACAGGTACAACCACGAACAATCTTGGTAAGTTTACAATTAAAGCTCCGTCTTCAGAATCTATTCTTACGTTTTCGTATGTTGGGTTTGGTATTTTTGAGCGTAAAGCCGGTGCAACAGGAGCAATAACAATTGATCTGGAAAGGAAAGAAGACCGCATGGAAGAAGTGGTTGTTATTGGTTATGGAACTAAAAAGAGAGTAAATGTACAAGGATCTGTTGCCACCATTAAAGCAGCAGACATTGAAGATTTGCCGGTAGCAAACATTCAATCGGCATTGATCAATCGTTTACCGGGTGTAGGGGTAAACTTCAGTTCTGGTAAACCCGGTTCTACAACAACACTTAACATTCGTAACTCTACCACATTCCCCGGAGCGCCTACTGGTGTTACCAACCAGCCATTAATAGTAATTGATGGTATTATTGCCAATCCAACACAATGGGCACAGGCGCCAAATGCAGATTGGATGGAGAATATTGATGCCAGCCAGATCGAAGACATTACCTTTTTGAAGGACGCCTCAGCTGCTATTTACGGTGCTGCAGGTGCAAAAGGTGTTGTATTGATCACTACTAAAAAGGGTAAGGCAGGTAAACCAAAAATTTCGTACTCTGGTTATTTTGGTGTGTCAACAGAAGCAGTAAAAACAAAAACACTTACTGCTTATGAACATGCACAATTTCTCAATGATGGTTTTGAATTAAACGCAAGACCATTAACTGAGCGTTTTTCACAAGCTGATCTCGACTCATTAAAAGGTATTCCTGACAGATCATGGTACGACTATTTCTGGAAAAATGGTAAAGTGCAGCGCCATACAATTAACGTATCGGGCGGTACAGATAAAGTAACCTTATTTGCTGGTGGTAGTTATTATAATGAAACGGGCAATTTTGGTATTACACAAAATAATAAATACAGTTTCCGTACCGGTATGAACGCCACAATTGTGGATGGTCTCAGTGCACAGGTAAACTTTGCTTCAGACTTTAACAGGGAAAGAAGTAATAACTGGAAAAATGCAAGCTCTGAAACAGATGACGCAACTATACGTGCAATGTATCTTACACCTAAATGGATACCTGTTGAGATCAACGGCCTGCCGGTAGGTTTTGGCGGTAATGCAGCACCGAATAACCAAACAGGTAATCCCTGGAGTATGTTGGGTGTGCACAATGCAGGTACTTACAGAGATGCAAAATCACAAGGCCTTTCTGTAAACGCATCGTTAGAATGGAAGCCGAAGTTTGTTAAAGGGCTTTCTGCAAGAGTACAATACGGAAATAACAATCGTACAAATAATGCATTAGGATATTATCCAACTTATTTGGTTTACCTCTTTCAACCAAGAGGGCAAAACGGTTTGCTCCTGTCTGATCAACTTGCTGCTACACCAACAAGAAGAGTTACCAGCCAGTCAGATCAGATCGAAGAGGGTATCACAACTTCTAAAAACTACCAGTTTATTACACAACTTGCTTATGGTCGCAAATTTGGCGAACATGATGTAGATGTGATGGTAGCATTCGATCAGGGTGAAGCAGAAAGTAAAAACTACCTGTTATCAAAAACAGGTCAGATCGTTGCAGGTGTTGATGAATTCTGGGCGTTCAGTAACGATCCTTCAACTTTAGGAAGTATTCAGGATGCCTTGCGTAACCCTCAATTCTTTAAAAGCTCAAAGCGTTCTTATCTCAGCAGGGCTAACTATTCATTTAAGAACAGATATTTCTTTGAATTCATTGGCCGTGCCGATGCGTCTGTAAACTTTTTACCAACACGGAGATGGGGCTTTTTCCCAACTGTAGGTCTTGGCTGGAAGATCAGTGATGAAAACTTTTTCAGAGATGTAATGTTTGTGAACTCGTTAAAGCTCCGTGCCAACCTTGGTATAGTGGGTGAAGACAGGGTAGGTAACCGTCTTTGGGAATCAAGGTTTACGCAAACAACCGGCGTGGTAATTGGCAATTCAGTTACTGGCGGTTTAGATCCAAACGTTTATCCTAACCCGGACATCACATGGGAAAAAGCAAGGTCTCTCAACGTAGGTATTGATGCAACTGTGTGGGATAACAAAATCAATTTCACTGCTGATTTTTATCACCGTTATAATTACGATGGTTTTGATACGTATTCAACAAACGTATTTCCTCCAACAGCAGGTATTCCTCCTCCTGTTGTAAACTATGGTCAGGCAATAAGCTGGGGTTCTGAATTCTCTGTTGGCTACCGCACAAGATTTGGTAAAGACTGGGGCTTTAATGCAGATGTAAACTTTGGTTGGAGCAACAGTCAGTTGTTACAGTCATTCTATAACGAAGCTTTGCTCGGAACTTATGGACCTGATCAGATTGGTATTGCGATAGGCAGAGATCCACGCAGATACAATGGTACCAACACAGGCTACATCGCAAAAGGAATTTTGCGTACACAGGCAGATGTGGATGCTATATTATCAAAAAATCCAAACTACTTAATTGGTGGTGCTAAACCACAGGTTGGTTTCATGGATTTTGAAGATATCAATGGTGATGGACAAATCAATGATCTTGACATCACAACCATGTACGACAAAACAAGTCCTGCTGCTTCATTTGGTATTACGTTAGGAGCAACTTACAAAGAGTTTAAACTGCAAATGAATATGAACCTGCGTATTGGTGGTAAAGTAGCGTATGACAGTGAAGCAAGAAAAGTACCTACTACAACACAAAATGCGCCTGCTTTCTGGGCCAACCATTGGACACCAACTAATCCCAACGGAAAATATCCGAGGGCAGATGCTCCGCTTGCAAGAGAGAACTCTACTTTCTGGCTTGTTGATGGTACACAAAGCCGTATTAACAATGCTGTGTTATCATATCAAATGCCAAAGAGAATTGCAGCTAAACTTAGAATTCCGGATTTAAGAGTTATGGTTACAGGTACAAACCTGTTTACTCTCATCAATCCGTTTAAATATAAAGATCCATACACTTCAAATTTTGCAAACTATCCTACACTCAGAACTATTTCATTGGGTGTTAACGCAAGTTTATAATGTTGAATCTTAAAACAACAAAACGAAAAAACATGAAGCAGATAAAATATACAGGTTCTTTTATACTGGCAGCCATCTTACTGCTGTCAGCTACCTTGTCGTCTTGTAAGAAAGATTCGGAGTTTTTTGATATTGAAGATCCACAGGGTATTGATTCAAGAATTTGGAATGATCCGGGAGCAATTGGATTGTATTTAAACAGGGCATATGGTCTTATTATTCCGCAATGGCCTGCACCGGGAACAGCACCGGGAAATATTCATATTACCTCCGATGAAATGAATGGTGGCAATACAGCATTCTTATATGGTACATTACTGGAAAATAACGTAACTGATATAGGTACTGCAAGTAATAACGTTACAGCAAACCGTTACTTCGATGCAAGGAGATGTAATCTTGCACTGGAAGGAATTGATACCAGCTCTACATTGACTCCTGACGTAAAAAAAGTATTAAAAGGTCAGTTCTTTTTCCTCCGTGCATTTGTTTACTTCCGTATGGTAAATCTTTATGGTGGTGTTCCGCTGGTACTAAACGTACAGCAACTCTCTAATGACGGCGTACCCGCTGTGCCACGTTCAAAAACAAGTGAGTGTATTGCGGCAATTGTAAAAGATCTGGATTCTGCTGCTGCAAATTTGCCAGCCAGTTGGCCAACTGCTGAAGCTGGTCGTGTAACTAGAGGTGCAGCTGCAGCAATGAAGGGTAAAGTATTGATGTATTGGGCAAGCCCGCAATTTAACCCAACCAATATTATGAGCCGTTGGGAAGATGCTTATCTTGCTAATAAAGCAGCGTATGAGCAATGTGTTGCAGATGGCTACATCCTTATTCCAAGATATTCAGATATCTTCTTAACTGAAGATCATAAAGAAGTATTGATCGTTAGAAAATATACTACCACAAGAGATTGGGGTACTAACATTGAAGCTATTACAAGACCTATCTCAGAAGCACCGGGCGCAAGCGGGTCATTCCAGCCAACATGGAATCTTGTTCAATCTTATCCAATGAGTAATGGATTACCAACTTCTCATGCATCATCAGGTTATAATGCCGTTCAGTTTTGGCAAAGCCGTGATCCGAGATTTGATGCAACCATTGCATACAATGGAGTATTATGGGCTTTAAGTGGAAAGACAACACGCCGTCAATGGCAATATAATAGTGTAATTGATGAAACAGCAGGTTCAATTGTTACAGGTTTTTATAACAGACGCTATTGCAACACTACACTTACACCTACGCAGGCGGCTTACGCCTCAGGTACTGGTGGTGGCAACGGAATGGATTGGATAGAAATGCGTTTTGCTGAAGTTGTATTGAACCTGGCCGAATGTGCGAATGAAACAGGTCGTTTAGCAGAAGCAAAAACTTATACAAGACAAACAAGACAAAGAGCGGGTATTGTTGCAGGTGCTTTTGATTACGGATTAGATGTTGCAACAGATATCGCATCGATGCGCACGCTTATTTTAAATGAGCGCCAGGTTGAGTTTGCCATGGAAGGTAAACGCTACCACGATTTAAGAAGAACAAGAAACCT is part of the Lacibacter sediminis genome and harbors:
- a CDS encoding aldo/keto reductase, translating into MQYRTLGKTGFNISAISLGTWQVGGKWGSAFDEINADAILNTAVDNGVNFIDTADVYSDGESEKAIGRFLKTRKEKLFVATKCGRQIQPHVNKGYTPAVLRKYVEDSLKRLQVETIDLIQLHCPPTAVYYRPEIFGLFDDLKKEGKIQHLGVSVEKVEEALKAIEFDNVTTVQIIFNMFRQRPAELFFEQAKKKNIGVIVRVPLASGLLTGHYTEQTVFESGDHRQFNRNGESFDKGETFSGIDYATGLQAVEELKQIVPVGKNLAALALKWILDFDAVSTVIPGASKPEQVTRNLEALNEGSLSKEQIQQVQAVYEKYIKASVHHLW
- a CDS encoding sugar-binding domain-containing protein — its product is MKLIKNILLVVALLLSLISSAQVRSIVDFNNGWKFFLGNDSLASNANYNDSKWRSLNLPHDWSIESNFSSSFPATNQGGALPGGTGWYRKTFTVPLSFKNRITRIEFDGVYKNSEVWINGHYLGKRPYGYINFSYDLTPHLNYGKPNVIAVKVDNSLQPDSRWYSGSGIYRDLKLVSTNNIALAEAGVFITTPVINKNKATVSVKYNVSNTGNQKEIVKLYTDVYDATGKKVATSKHIVLRSIPVGGYSYADELQINTPLLWSTAKPYLYKAVTRIERNGQLIDEVKTTFGIRSFHFDAANGFFLNNQPLKIQGVCMHHDLGALGAAYNHAAAKRQLKILKEMGVNAIRFSHNPPAAALLDLCDEMGFLVQVEAFDMWKKKKNKFDYNLYFDEWHERDVQAMVLRDRNHPSVFMWSIGNEIREQFDSTGTTIAKRLVDLIKAIDTTRPVTCALTENFPEKNFIWKSGALDVLGFNYKLYDYAELPNRFPGQSFVATETASALSSRGSYDMPSDSNRLWPPDGKTPTVKGNADMSVSAYDHVYAYWGSSHEAALLAVNKYKFMSGMFVWSGFDFIGEPVPYAWPARSSYYGIVDLAGFPKDVYYLYQSEWTTKPVLYLFPHWNHNNGDTVDVWSYYNNADEVELFLNGKSLGSKSKPNDVLHVKWRVPYQPGVIKAISKKNGKAILTKEIRTSGTPAKIQLVADRTKIKANGTDLSFITVKLLDKDGNPVPDADQLIEFSVTGPGFLAGTDNGFPADSTSLKNHKRKTWKGMALAIIQSQQKKGNITVTAKSAGLGMSVISLKSE
- a CDS encoding DUF3826 domain-containing protein, encoding MKRYLLAYNSCVSNKLISSVSSSLRLFSACKALHLFIAFLSVAVVHAQANKTADSAYLKVITERSAKIVNTLSIKDSAQYKRVVSLLAQQYNSINNIHEETKLALAAIKQQSITAQESALQVQKQEEKKVAQLQQLHNSFLAGLQKVISEEQIELVKNGMTYNVLNVTYTAYLDMIPTLKEDQKKKIYEWLIEARELAMDGESSDKKHAIFGKYKGRINNYLSAAGYDLTKEREEWQKRLKAKKESSK
- a CDS encoding SusC/RagA family TonB-linked outer membrane protein; protein product: MKYLRQPKLLLLTVFSFLTVTLFAQEVTITGTVTNKENGQPLEGVSVRVKNSTTGTTTNNLGKFTIKAPSSESILTFSYVGFGIFERKAGATGAITIDLERKEDRMEEVVVIGYGTKKRVNVQGSVATIKAADIEDLPVANIQSALINRLPGVGVNFSSGKPGSTTTLNIRNSTTFPGAPTGVTNQPLIVIDGIIANPTQWAQAPNADWMENIDASQIEDITFLKDASAAIYGAAGAKGVVLITTKKGKAGKPKISYSGYFGVSTEAVKTKTLTAYEHAQFLNDGFELNARPLTERFSQADLDSLKGIPDRSWYDYFWKNGKVQRHTINVSGGTDKVTLFAGGSYYNETGNFGITQNNKYSFRTGMNATIVDGLSAQVNFASDFNRERSNNWKNASSETDDATIRAMYLTPKWIPVEINGLPVGFGGNAAPNNQTGNPWSMLGVHNAGTYRDAKSQGLSVNASLEWKPKFVKGLSARVQYGNNNRTNNALGYYPTYLVYLFQPRGQNGLLLSDQLAATPTRRVTSQSDQIEEGITTSKNYQFITQLAYGRKFGEHDVDVMVAFDQGEAESKNYLLSKTGQIVAGVDEFWAFSNDPSTLGSIQDALRNPQFFKSSKRSYLSRANYSFKNRYFFEFIGRADASVNFLPTRRWGFFPTVGLGWKISDENFFRDVMFVNSLKLRANLGIVGEDRVGNRLWESRFTQTTGVVIGNSVTGGLDPNVYPNPDITWEKARSLNVGIDATVWDNKINFTADFYHRYNYDGFDTYSTNVFPPTAGIPPPVVNYGQAISWGSEFSVGYRTRFGKDWGFNADVNFGWSNSQLLQSFYNEALLGTYGPDQIGIAIGRDPRRYNGTNTGYIAKGILRTQADVDAILSKNPNYLIGGAKPQVGFMDFEDINGDGQINDLDITTMYDKTSPAASFGITLGATYKEFKLQMNMNLRIGGKVAYDSEARKVPTTTQNAPAFWANHWTPTNPNGKYPRADAPLARENSTFWLVDGTQSRINNAVLSYQMPKRIAAKLRIPDLRVMVTGTNLFTLINPFKYKDPYTSNFANYPTLRTISLGVNASL
- a CDS encoding RagB/SusD family nutrient uptake outer membrane protein codes for the protein MKQIKYTGSFILAAILLLSATLSSCKKDSEFFDIEDPQGIDSRIWNDPGAIGLYLNRAYGLIIPQWPAPGTAPGNIHITSDEMNGGNTAFLYGTLLENNVTDIGTASNNVTANRYFDARRCNLALEGIDTSSTLTPDVKKVLKGQFFFLRAFVYFRMVNLYGGVPLVLNVQQLSNDGVPAVPRSKTSECIAAIVKDLDSAAANLPASWPTAEAGRVTRGAAAAMKGKVLMYWASPQFNPTNIMSRWEDAYLANKAAYEQCVADGYILIPRYSDIFLTEDHKEVLIVRKYTTTRDWGTNIEAITRPISEAPGASGSFQPTWNLVQSYPMSNGLPTSHASSGYNAVQFWQSRDPRFDATIAYNGVLWALSGKTTRRQWQYNSVIDETAGSIVTGFYNRRYCNTTLTPTQAAYASGTGGGNGMDWIEMRFAEVVLNLAECANETGRLAEAKTYTRQTRQRAGIVAGAFDYGLDVATDIASMRTLILNERQVEFAMEGKRYHDLRRTRNLHLLSNRLSYKLAVKLPYVAGPLPSGGPVAGRTYIDVPNALGQRPRDTININNLASYTAVFTTPGTVATIEGSNVVSVPSKYYFYPLPNFFTQNFFIEQTIGWVNGTFDPLQ